Proteins encoded in a region of the Mycobacterium branderi genome:
- a CDS encoding nitrate/nitrite transporter, translating to MPRTHLITDWDPEDVVAWEAGNKNIARRNLIWSVVAEHVGFSIWSIWSVLVLFMPQAVYGFSAGDKFLLAATATLVGAFLRIPYTLATATFGGRNWTMFSAFVLLIPTVSTMWLLAHPGLPLWPYLVCAALTGFGGGNFASSMTNINAFYPQRLKGWALGLNAGGGNIGVPTIQLVGLLVIATAGNRQPYWVCAFYLIFLAVAGVGAALFMDNLDHHKIDVTAMRSILSMRDTWIIALLYVGTFGSFIGFSFAFGQILQINFAAGGQSAAQAALHAAQIAFIGPLLGSVSRVYGGKLADRVGGGRITLVTFTGMILAAGLLIGASTLDDNTRGPATGATMVGYVVGFVALFVLSGIGNGSVYKMIPSIFDARSRSLNATEAERQHWSRAMSGALIGLAGAIGALGGVGINLALRQSYLSNGSATAAFWVFVSFYVGASILTWARYVRRPMRTPAAASDVVSPAAAFAQT from the coding sequence ATGCCACGTACACATTTGATCACCGACTGGGATCCCGAGGACGTTGTGGCCTGGGAGGCCGGTAACAAGAACATCGCCCGCCGCAACCTGATCTGGTCGGTGGTGGCCGAGCATGTCGGCTTCTCGATCTGGTCCATCTGGTCGGTGCTGGTGTTGTTCATGCCGCAGGCCGTGTACGGCTTTTCGGCCGGCGACAAGTTCCTGTTGGCCGCCACCGCCACCCTGGTCGGTGCCTTCCTGCGCATTCCCTACACCCTGGCCACCGCGACGTTCGGCGGCCGGAACTGGACGATGTTCTCGGCGTTCGTGCTGCTGATCCCGACGGTCAGCACCATGTGGCTGCTGGCCCACCCCGGTCTGCCGCTGTGGCCGTACCTGGTGTGCGCGGCGTTGACAGGCTTCGGGGGCGGCAACTTCGCGTCGTCGATGACCAACATCAACGCGTTCTACCCGCAGCGGCTCAAGGGTTGGGCGCTGGGCCTCAACGCCGGTGGCGGCAACATCGGGGTGCCGACGATCCAGTTGGTCGGGCTGCTGGTCATCGCCACCGCCGGCAACCGGCAGCCCTACTGGGTATGCGCGTTCTATCTGATCTTTCTGGCGGTCGCCGGAGTGGGTGCGGCGTTGTTCATGGACAACTTGGACCACCACAAGATCGACGTCACCGCAATGCGGTCCATTCTGTCCATGCGCGACACCTGGATCATCGCGTTGTTGTACGTCGGCACGTTTGGGTCGTTCATCGGTTTCTCGTTCGCATTCGGCCAGATCCTGCAGATCAACTTCGCCGCCGGCGGCCAGAGCGCCGCACAGGCCGCGCTCCACGCCGCCCAGATCGCCTTCATCGGGCCGCTGCTGGGATCGGTGTCGCGGGTATACGGCGGAAAGCTTGCCGACCGCGTCGGCGGCGGGCGCATCACGCTGGTTACGTTCACCGGAATGATTTTGGCCGCCGGGCTGCTGATCGGCGCCAGCACGCTCGACGACAACACCCGCGGCCCCGCGACGGGTGCCACCATGGTCGGGTATGTCGTCGGTTTCGTCGCGCTGTTCGTGTTGTCCGGCATAGGAAATGGCTCGGTATACAAGATGATTCCGTCGATTTTCGACGCGCGCAGCCGATCGTTGAACGCCACCGAAGCCGAGCGCCAGCATTGGTCACGGGCCATGTCCGGAGCATTGATCGGGCTCGCCGGTGCCATCGGCGCCCTCGGCGGCGTCGGCATCAATCTGGCGCTGCGCCAGTCCTATTTGAGCAACGGCTCGGCGACGGCAGCGTTCTGGGTCTTCGTGTCGTTCTACGTCGGTGCGTCGATCCTGACCTGGGCGCGCTACGTTCGCCGGCCGATGCGGACACCCGCCGCGGCATCCGACGTGGTGTCGCCGGCTGCCGCATTTGCCCAAACATGA
- a CDS encoding 5-oxoprolinase subunit B family protein, which yields MSVALDLTVANTVLDYGDRALLLQFDSTAEVLAATAALREAALPGVLDIVPASRTVLVKLDSPRYQGVVRHRLRGLRVDTDTVETAPPHGSVEVVIDVVYDGADLAEVAERTGLSTAQVINAHTSTPWRVGFAGFAPGFAYLVGGDERLAVPRRSEPRPSVPAGAVALAGEFSGIYPRRSPGGWQLIGHTDAVLWDIDRPNPALLTPGMWVQFRAA from the coding sequence ATGAGCGTGGCACTGGATCTGACGGTGGCCAACACCGTCCTCGACTACGGCGATCGGGCGCTGCTGCTGCAGTTCGACAGCACCGCCGAGGTGCTGGCGGCCACCGCTGCGCTGCGCGAGGCGGCGCTGCCCGGCGTCCTCGACATCGTCCCGGCTTCCCGCACCGTGCTGGTTAAGCTCGACAGCCCGCGCTACCAGGGCGTCGTCCGTCATCGCCTGCGCGGGTTGCGGGTGGATACCGACACCGTCGAGACCGCGCCGCCGCACGGAAGCGTCGAAGTGGTGATCGACGTCGTCTACGACGGCGCCGACCTCGCCGAGGTCGCCGAGCGCACCGGGCTGAGCACCGCTCAAGTCATCAACGCGCACACTTCGACGCCATGGCGGGTCGGATTCGCCGGTTTCGCACCGGGTTTCGCGTACCTGGTGGGCGGCGACGAGCGGCTGGCGGTACCACGGCGATCGGAGCCGCGGCCCTCAGTGCCGGCCGGCGCGGTGGCCCTGGCCGGTGAGTTCAGCGGCATCTATCCGCGTCGGTCCCCCGGCGGGTGGCAGCTGATCGGCCACACCGACGCGGTCCTGTGGGATATCGACCGTCCCAACCCGGCGCTGCTGACGCCGGGCATGTGGGTCCAGTTCCGAGCCGCGTAA
- a CDS encoding uroporphyrinogen-III synthase, with the protein MGQPDSPPLAGYRVAVTSAHRADELSALLRRHGATVCGAPAITKVALPDDDELHRHTEALIARRPDILVVTTGIGFRGWIAAADGWGLVNPLIDALRSARIVSRGPKATGALRAVGLHEEWSPESESSREVLHYLLEAGVHGRRIALQLHGASQDWDPFPEFADELRAAGAEVVPIRVYRWTSKPSREFDQLLAQIAQRQVDAVSFTSAPAVAATLQRARELGIGEALLAALRSDVRAMCVGPVTAQPLVRLGIPTSSPQRMRLGAPARHIADELPRLRSRTVQAAGHLIEIRGSCVVVDGTVKSLSPAGMATLRILAQRPGVVVARSELLRALPGNGTDTHAVDTAVLRLRTALGDKSIVATVVKRGYRLAVDEESGVA; encoded by the coding sequence ATGGGTCAACCCGACTCGCCACCCCTTGCCGGCTACCGGGTGGCGGTCACCTCCGCGCACCGCGCCGACGAGCTCTCTGCGCTGCTGCGCCGGCACGGAGCCACGGTGTGCGGCGCCCCGGCGATCACCAAAGTCGCCCTGCCCGACGACGACGAACTGCACCGCCACACCGAAGCGCTGATCGCCCGCCGACCGGACATTCTGGTCGTGACAACCGGTATCGGCTTTCGGGGCTGGATTGCGGCCGCCGACGGGTGGGGGTTGGTGAACCCGTTGATCGACGCCCTGCGCAGCGCCCGGATCGTCTCACGCGGACCCAAGGCGACGGGCGCGCTGCGCGCCGTCGGATTGCACGAGGAATGGAGCCCGGAGTCCGAATCATCCCGCGAGGTACTGCATTACCTGCTCGAGGCCGGCGTGCATGGGCGGCGCATCGCGTTGCAGCTGCACGGCGCCAGCCAGGACTGGGATCCGTTTCCGGAATTCGCCGACGAGCTGCGCGCCGCAGGCGCCGAGGTGGTGCCGATCCGGGTGTACCGATGGACGTCGAAGCCGAGCCGCGAATTCGACCAACTGCTCGCCCAGATCGCCCAGCGCCAAGTGGACGCCGTCAGCTTCACCTCCGCTCCTGCGGTGGCAGCCACCCTGCAGCGTGCCCGCGAGCTGGGCATCGGCGAGGCGTTGCTGGCCGCGTTGCGCAGCGACGTGCGCGCGATGTGCGTCGGGCCGGTGACGGCTCAACCGCTGGTCCGGTTGGGCATTCCGACGTCGTCGCCGCAGCGGATGCGGTTGGGCGCGCCGGCCCGTCATATCGCCGACGAACTGCCCCGGCTGCGGTCCCGCACAGTGCAGGCCGCCGGGCATCTCATCGAGATCCGCGGCTCGTGTGTGGTGGTTGACGGCACCGTCAAGTCGCTGTCACCGGCGGGGATGGCGACGTTGCGGATATTGGCCCAACGTCCGGGCGTGGTGGTGGCCCGCAGTGAACTGCTGCGGGCGCTTCCGGGCAACGGCACCGACACCCATGCGGTCGACACCGCGGTGCTGCGGCTGCGAACTGCCTTGGGCGACAAGAGCATTGTGGCGACCGTGGTCAAGCGCGGTTACCGGCTGGCGGTCGACGAAGAGTCGGGTGTGGCGTGA
- a CDS encoding ABC transporter substrate-binding protein, producing MRATDRVLGRREFLGVAGAAGLLTAAAACSSHKPAPRTDGAGPVTIPHVFGETTIPAPPKRVVSAGYTGQDDLLAVGVVPIAVTNWFGDQPFAVWPWAQPKLGDAKPVVLNLDNGIPVDQIARLKPDLIVATNAGVDADTYQKLAAVAPTIAQADGEAFFEPWKQQATAIGQAVFQADQMKSLIDGVDQKFTSLAQQNPQFKGKKVLLLQGRLYQDNAVATTGWRTEFLTQMGLVVSDSIASFAVDSQRAFIPRDKMQGVLAAADVLIWTTDGEQDQQALLTVPEVAARQSHSVFTTKDQAGAIAFASPLSYPVVADQLPPLITKALGV from the coding sequence ATGCGCGCGACTGACCGGGTTCTGGGTCGGCGCGAATTCCTGGGCGTTGCCGGCGCGGCCGGGCTGCTGACCGCCGCGGCCGCGTGCTCGTCGCACAAACCGGCGCCAAGGACCGATGGCGCTGGGCCCGTGACGATCCCGCATGTGTTCGGCGAGACAACCATCCCGGCGCCACCCAAGCGGGTGGTCAGCGCCGGCTACACCGGACAGGACGACTTGCTGGCGGTCGGGGTCGTGCCGATCGCGGTGACCAACTGGTTCGGCGACCAGCCGTTCGCGGTGTGGCCCTGGGCCCAACCGAAACTGGGCGACGCCAAACCCGTTGTGCTGAACCTGGATAACGGAATTCCGGTCGACCAGATCGCCAGACTGAAACCGGATCTGATCGTGGCGACCAACGCCGGCGTCGACGCCGACACCTACCAAAAGCTCGCCGCAGTCGCGCCCACGATCGCACAGGCCGACGGCGAGGCGTTCTTCGAACCGTGGAAGCAGCAAGCCACCGCCATCGGCCAAGCGGTCTTCCAAGCCGACCAGATGAAGTCACTGATCGACGGCGTCGACCAGAAGTTCACGTCGCTCGCCCAGCAGAACCCGCAATTCAAGGGCAAGAAGGTACTGCTGCTGCAGGGTCGGCTCTACCAAGACAATGCCGTGGCGACTACGGGTTGGCGTACGGAGTTCTTGACCCAGATGGGTCTGGTGGTCAGCGACAGCATCGCTTCATTCGCCGTCGATTCGCAGCGCGCGTTCATTCCTCGCGACAAGATGCAGGGCGTGCTCGCCGCGGCCGACGTGCTGATCTGGACCACCGACGGCGAGCAGGATCAGCAGGCGCTGCTGACCGTCCCCGAGGTGGCCGCCCGGCAGAGCCACAGCGTTTTCACCACCAAGGATCAAGCCGGCGCAATCGCCTTTGCCTCCCCGCTGAGCTACCCGGTGGTGGCCGACCAATTGCCGCCGCTGATCACGAAAGCCCTTGGCGTCTAA
- a CDS encoding MFS transporter, translating into MARSHHIADWNPEDTAAWEAGNKAVARRNLICTVAGDHVAFSIWSLWSVMVLFMPQEVYGFSPGDKFLLAAVATFVGGCVRIPYTMGIAKFGGRNWTTFSALVLLIPTVGTILLLANPGLPLWPYVLCAAATGLGGGNYSASLANVNAFYPQRLKGWALAVNAGGGNLGVAVVQAVGLLVLSIAGNRQPYWVCAFYLVLLAIVGIAAALFMDNLDHRIEVGHIGSILREPHTWVISLLYIGTFGSFIGFSFAFGRVLYINFLTTGQTAAQASLHVAQIAFLGPLLGSLSRIYGGRMADRIGGGRITLAVFGGMILASGLLVAISTYDEHTGYATSTAALVGYVVGFIALFILSGIGNGSVFKMIPSIFEARSRTLDGSEAERRHWARDMSGALIGFAGAVGAFGGVAINLALRQSYASTGEETAAFWVFLVFYVVASVLTWAMYVRPPVSAPRVPGGELEPTHARV; encoded by the coding sequence ATGGCTCGCTCGCATCACATCGCCGACTGGAATCCCGAGGACACCGCGGCCTGGGAAGCCGGTAACAAGGCCGTCGCGCGTCGCAATCTGATTTGCACGGTGGCCGGCGACCACGTCGCGTTCTCGATCTGGTCGCTGTGGTCGGTGATGGTGCTGTTCATGCCCCAAGAGGTCTACGGTTTCTCGCCGGGTGACAAATTCCTGCTGGCAGCGGTGGCGACCTTCGTCGGCGGATGTGTGCGTATCCCGTACACGATGGGTATCGCGAAATTCGGCGGCCGCAATTGGACGACGTTTTCGGCGCTGGTGCTGCTGATCCCTACGGTTGGAACGATCCTGCTGCTTGCGAATCCGGGCCTGCCGCTGTGGCCGTATGTGCTGTGCGCGGCCGCCACCGGCTTGGGTGGCGGCAATTACTCCGCCTCGCTGGCCAACGTGAACGCCTTCTACCCGCAGCGACTCAAGGGCTGGGCGCTGGCGGTCAACGCAGGCGGCGGCAACCTCGGTGTGGCCGTCGTGCAGGCGGTCGGGCTGCTGGTGCTCTCGATCGCCGGCAACCGGCAGCCCTACTGGGTGTGCGCGTTCTACCTGGTGTTGCTGGCGATCGTCGGCATCGCGGCGGCGCTGTTCATGGACAACCTCGATCACCGCATCGAGGTGGGCCACATCGGTTCGATTCTGCGCGAGCCCCACACCTGGGTGATCTCGCTTCTCTACATCGGCACATTCGGCTCGTTCATCGGGTTCTCCTTTGCCTTCGGCCGTGTGCTCTACATCAACTTCCTGACCACCGGCCAGACCGCCGCCCAGGCCTCACTGCATGTCGCGCAGATCGCGTTCCTGGGGCCGCTGCTGGGGTCGCTGTCCCGCATCTACGGCGGCCGGATGGCGGACCGGATCGGCGGCGGCCGCATCACGCTGGCAGTCTTCGGCGGCATGATCCTGGCCTCCGGGCTGCTGGTCGCAATCAGCACGTACGACGAGCACACCGGCTACGCGACGAGCACCGCTGCGCTGGTTGGGTACGTCGTCGGCTTTATCGCCCTGTTCATCCTGTCCGGCATCGGCAACGGGTCGGTGTTCAAGATGATCCCGTCGATCTTCGAGGCCCGCAGTCGTACGTTGGACGGCAGCGAGGCCGAGCGCCGCCACTGGGCGCGGGACATGTCGGGTGCCCTGATCGGCTTCGCCGGCGCGGTGGGCGCGTTCGGCGGCGTGGCGATCAATCTTGCGCTGCGCCAGTCGTATGCGAGCACCGGCGAAGAGACAGCTGCGTTCTGGGTCTTCCTGGTGTTCTACGTCGTGGCGTCGGTGCTGACGTGGGCAATGTATGTGCGCCCGCCCGTTTCGGCGCCGCGCGTGCCGGGTGGAGAGCTCGAACCGACACACGCCCGCGTGTGA
- a CDS encoding 5-oxoprolinase/urea amidolyase family protein has product MTTLEILRTGPLALVQDLGRVGLAHLGVTRSGAADRRSHTLANRLVANPDDRATIEVTFGGFSARVRGGDVDIAVTGADTDPTVNGIAFGNNSIHHVRDGDVISLGTPYSGLRSYLSVRGGIDVTPVLGSRSYDVMSAIGPLPLQPGDVLPVGEHTDDYPELDQAPVAGIDEHLVELMVVPGPRDDWLADPDALVHTIWMVSDRSDRVGMRLEGRPLQYRWPDRQLPSEGATRGAIQVPPNGLPVILGPDHPVTGGYPVVGVVADDDVDKLAQVRPGQYVRLHWCRHRSPLAAVSGSVTAGPSAW; this is encoded by the coding sequence GTGACCACTTTGGAAATCCTGCGCACCGGACCGCTGGCACTGGTCCAGGACCTCGGACGGGTCGGACTCGCCCACCTCGGCGTCACCCGGTCGGGGGCCGCCGACCGCCGTTCGCACACCCTGGCCAACCGACTGGTGGCCAACCCCGACGACCGCGCCACCATCGAGGTGACCTTCGGCGGTTTTTCGGCCCGGGTCCGCGGCGGCGACGTCGACATCGCGGTCACCGGCGCCGACACCGACCCGACGGTCAACGGAATTGCCTTCGGCAACAACAGCATTCACCACGTCCGCGACGGCGACGTGATCTCGCTGGGCACGCCGTACTCCGGCCTGCGCAGCTATCTGAGCGTCCGCGGCGGCATCGACGTGACACCGGTGCTCGGCTCGCGCAGCTACGACGTGATGTCGGCGATCGGGCCGCTGCCGCTGCAGCCCGGTGACGTGCTGCCGGTCGGCGAGCACACCGACGACTACCCCGAACTCGACCAGGCGCCGGTCGCCGGGATCGACGAGCACCTCGTGGAACTGATGGTGGTGCCCGGCCCGCGCGACGACTGGCTGGCCGATCCCGACGCGCTGGTGCACACCATCTGGATGGTCTCCGACCGCAGCGACCGGGTGGGGATGCGTCTGGAGGGACGGCCGCTGCAATACCGCTGGCCGGATCGTCAGCTACCCAGTGAAGGAGCCACCCGCGGCGCAATCCAGGTGCCGCCCAACGGTTTACCCGTGATACTGGGCCCGGATCACCCGGTGACGGGCGGCTATCCGGTAGTCGGCGTCGTCGCCGACGACGACGTCGACAAGCTGGCCCAGGTGCGCCCCGGCCAATACGTCCGGCTGCACTGGTGCCGGCACAGGTCGCCGCTGGCGGCGGTTTCCGGCTCCGTGACGGCGGGCCCCTCGGCCTGGTAG
- a CDS encoding GNAT family N-acetyltransferase, whose product MRTQVHTARLVHTADLDAETRHSAHDMVTAAFAGEFSDTDWDHALGGMHALIWHHGAIIAHGAVIQRRIIYRGTSLRCGYIEAVAVAEEWRGQGLAIAILDACEQVIRGGYPLGALSSSDRGRRLYTVRGWLPWNGPLSVLAPTGPTRTPDDDGSVFVFPVGISLDTSAELMCDWRDGDVW is encoded by the coding sequence GTGCGCACCCAGGTCCACACCGCCCGCCTGGTTCACACCGCGGATCTCGACGCCGAGACCCGCCACAGCGCCCACGACATGGTCACCGCGGCGTTCGCCGGTGAATTCAGCGACACCGACTGGGACCACGCATTGGGCGGGATGCACGCCCTCATTTGGCATCACGGCGCGATCATCGCCCACGGCGCGGTGATACAACGCCGGATCATCTACCGCGGCACATCGTTGCGCTGCGGCTACATCGAAGCGGTCGCGGTGGCCGAAGAGTGGCGCGGCCAAGGCCTGGCGATCGCCATCCTCGATGCGTGCGAGCAAGTGATCCGCGGCGGCTACCCGCTGGGAGCGCTGAGCTCCTCGGACCGGGGGCGACGGCTCTACACCGTGCGCGGGTGGCTGCCGTGGAACGGACCGCTCTCGGTGCTGGCGCCCACCGGACCGACCCGCACTCCCGACGACGACGGGTCGGTGTTCGTATTCCCCGTCGGCATCAGCCTGGACACCTCCGCGGAGCTGATGTGCGATTGGCGTGACGGCGACGTCTGGTAG
- a CDS encoding sirohydrochlorin chelatase — MSLILVAHGTRRPEGIAMIGDLVEQVSAVLNHPVHVGFVDVLGPTPSEILSDATVLAEPAVVVPAFLSRGYHVRTDLPTHVAASGHPDVTVTPALGPSAQLARIVLQQIRESGWRPGDSVVLAAAGTSDKPARADLRTTAMLLSALTGSPVELAFAATGEPSVAEAVASARSRSAGRVVVASYLLAEGLFQERLRHCGADVVSAPLGTHPALVRLIAGRFQAALACAPV, encoded by the coding sequence GTGAGCCTGATCCTGGTGGCGCACGGCACCCGCAGACCCGAGGGGATCGCCATGATCGGCGACCTCGTCGAGCAGGTCAGCGCGGTGCTGAACCACCCCGTGCACGTGGGTTTCGTCGACGTGCTGGGCCCCACGCCCAGCGAGATACTGTCCGACGCAACGGTCCTGGCTGAGCCGGCGGTCGTGGTGCCCGCGTTCCTGTCGCGTGGCTATCACGTTCGCACCGACCTGCCCACCCACGTCGCCGCCAGCGGCCATCCCGACGTCACGGTGACACCCGCGCTGGGGCCCAGCGCACAACTGGCGCGGATCGTCCTCCAGCAGATACGCGAGTCCGGTTGGCGTCCAGGCGATTCCGTCGTCCTGGCTGCTGCGGGCACATCGGATAAACCGGCGCGCGCCGACTTGCGTACCACCGCGATGCTGCTGTCCGCGCTCACGGGCTCGCCGGTCGAGCTGGCGTTCGCGGCCACCGGCGAACCCAGTGTGGCGGAGGCCGTCGCGTCGGCGCGCAGCCGATCCGCCGGCCGGGTCGTGGTGGCGTCCTACCTACTTGCCGAGGGCTTGTTCCAGGAGCGGTTGCGGCACTGCGGGGCCGACGTCGTCAGCGCGCCGCTTGGCACTCACCCGGCTCTGGTGCGGCTGATCGCCGGCCGGTTTCAGGCCGCCCTCGCGTGCGCGCCGGTGTGA
- the nirD gene encoding nitrite reductase small subunit NirD has product MTLVDDMTKTWTAACAYDYLIPGRGVGVLLDDGSQAALFRLADGSLHALGNIDPFSGAAVMSRGIVGDRSGRPVVQSPIAKQAFAFDDGRCLDDPAVAVPVYPTRVTDGIVQVGRFGHTGAHARAA; this is encoded by the coding sequence ATGACGCTGGTAGATGACATGACCAAGACCTGGACCGCGGCGTGCGCCTACGACTACCTGATCCCGGGCCGCGGTGTCGGGGTGCTGCTCGACGACGGATCGCAAGCGGCGCTGTTCCGCCTCGCCGACGGATCGCTGCACGCGCTGGGCAACATCGACCCGTTCTCCGGCGCCGCGGTGATGTCCCGCGGCATCGTGGGTGACCGCAGTGGGCGGCCGGTCGTTCAGTCACCGATCGCCAAGCAGGCCTTCGCATTCGACGACGGCCGCTGCCTCGACGACCCTGCTGTGGCAGTGCCCGTGTATCCGACGCGGGTGACCGACGGGATCGTCCAGGTGGGCCGATTCGGTCACACCGGCGCGCACGCGAGGGCGGCCTGA
- the ligD gene encoding non-homologous end-joining DNA ligase produces the protein MTGPVTLEIGGRRVRITHPDKVIFPAAGHTKLDLIHYYLAVADGALRGVAGRPMILKRFVKGIDQEAIFQKRAPAKRPDWVDVAELRYASGTSAAEAVIHDPAGLAWAVNLGCVDLNPHPVLAQDLDHPDELRVDLDPMPGVEWPQIVDVAAVAREVLEDYGLTPWPKTSGSRGFHIYARIAPDWTFRQVRLAAQTVAREVERRAPELATARWWKEERQGVFVDFNQNAKDRTVASAYSVRATPDARVSTPLHWDEVAGCDPAAFTMASVPARFADVGDPWAGMDSETAGLERLLVLAEELGPAEKAPKGARKRAGPGRRQSPMPLIEIARTKTKDEAMAALDTWRDRYPAAADRLQPADVLVDGMRGPSSIWYRIRINLQHVPEDQRPPQEQLIADYSPWPTR, from the coding sequence ATGACCGGCCCGGTGACCCTGGAAATCGGTGGGCGCCGGGTCCGGATCACCCATCCGGACAAGGTGATTTTCCCGGCTGCCGGCCACACCAAGCTGGACCTGATCCACTACTACCTGGCCGTCGCCGACGGGGCGCTACGAGGTGTGGCAGGCCGACCAATGATCCTGAAGCGTTTCGTCAAAGGCATCGACCAGGAAGCGATCTTCCAGAAGCGCGCGCCCGCCAAGCGGCCGGACTGGGTCGACGTCGCCGAACTGCGCTACGCGTCGGGCACCTCGGCCGCCGAGGCCGTCATTCACGATCCCGCCGGGCTGGCGTGGGCGGTCAACCTCGGCTGCGTCGACCTCAACCCACACCCGGTGCTCGCGCAAGACCTCGACCACCCCGACGAGTTGCGGGTCGACCTGGACCCGATGCCCGGCGTCGAGTGGCCCCAGATCGTCGACGTGGCCGCCGTCGCTCGTGAGGTCCTCGAGGACTACGGGTTGACGCCGTGGCCCAAGACGTCGGGGTCGCGGGGCTTCCATATCTATGCGCGCATCGCGCCGGACTGGACGTTTCGGCAGGTGCGGCTGGCCGCCCAGACGGTGGCCCGCGAGGTCGAGCGACGCGCGCCGGAGCTGGCCACCGCCCGGTGGTGGAAGGAGGAACGCCAGGGGGTGTTCGTCGACTTCAACCAAAACGCCAAGGACCGCACGGTCGCGTCGGCGTATTCGGTGCGGGCCACGCCGGACGCGCGGGTGTCCACGCCGCTGCACTGGGACGAGGTCGCCGGCTGCGATCCGGCCGCGTTCACGATGGCCAGCGTGCCAGCCCGCTTCGCCGACGTCGGCGACCCGTGGGCGGGCATGGACTCCGAAACGGCCGGCCTGGAACGGCTGCTGGTGCTGGCCGAAGAACTCGGCCCCGCCGAGAAAGCGCCGAAAGGCGCCCGCAAACGAGCGGGACCGGGCCGCCGCCAGTCCCCGATGCCGCTCATCGAGATCGCCCGCACCAAGACCAAGGACGAGGCGATGGCCGCGTTGGACACCTGGCGGGACCGCTACCCCGCCGCCGCCGATCGGCTGCAGCCGGCCGACGTGCTGGTCGACGGGATGCGCGGGCCGAGTTCCATCTGGTATCGGATCCGGATCAACCTGCAGCATGTGCCGGAAGACCAGCGGCCGCCACAGGAGCAGTTGATCGCCGACTACAGCCCATGGCCGACGCGTTAA